Proteins encoded in a region of the Cytophagia bacterium CHB2 genome:
- a CDS encoding biotin/lipoyl-binding protein: MTLSVTIGEHSFSIKNINLAEHTADVNGTPVRFDFKHIHGELYSLLVNDRSYSVQINSADGADEIRVGPHIFNAVVEDAQSLALRRLKTQAQPANSDVIIKAPMPGLITRILTAPGETVRAGQALIVIEAMKMENELKAPSDGVIAEVLAEAQSPVDKGAVLIKIKSA, encoded by the coding sequence ATGACTCTTTCCGTCACCATCGGCGAACATTCTTTCTCAATCAAGAACATTAACCTAGCTGAACATACGGCTGACGTGAACGGCACGCCCGTGCGTTTTGATTTTAAGCACATTCACGGCGAGCTGTATTCACTGCTGGTCAACGATCGTTCTTATTCCGTGCAGATCAACAGCGCTGACGGCGCAGATGAAATTCGCGTGGGGCCGCATATCTTCAACGCGGTTGTTGAAGATGCGCAGAGTTTGGCGTTGCGACGTTTGAAGACTCAAGCCCAGCCGGCAAACTCCGATGTCATTATCAAAGCGCCCATGCCGGGATTGATCACCAGAATTTTAACAGCGCCGGGCGAGACGGTAAGAGCAGGCCAGGCGTTAATTGTCATCGAAGCCATGAAAATGGAAAATGAGTTGAAAGCGCCCAGCGACGGCGTGATTGCAGAAGTACTGGCGGAAGCGCAGTCTCCGGTCGACAAGGGCGCAGTGCTGATCAAGATCAAAAGTGCGTAA
- a CDS encoding putative toxin-antitoxin system toxin component, PIN family, giving the protein MRVVADTNIVVSGLFWRGAPRQLLDAARAQLIDLYTSPALLAELSDVLFREKFAERLAAAEVDSNDLVMGYAALAKIIKPADFISIIIDDPDDNSVLECAVAAHADAIVSGDNHLLNLSNFRNMPILTANQLLKQISK; this is encoded by the coding sequence ATGCGAGTCGTCGCTGACACGAACATCGTGGTTTCCGGGCTTTTCTGGCGCGGCGCACCACGGCAATTGCTTGATGCTGCCAGGGCTCAGTTGATCGATCTCTACACCAGCCCTGCTTTGCTTGCCGAGCTGAGTGATGTTCTTTTCCGCGAAAAATTCGCAGAACGGCTTGCAGCGGCTGAGGTAGATTCAAATGACCTTGTCATGGGGTATGCCGCCTTGGCGAAAATAATCAAACCCGCCGATTTCATTTCAATAATCATAGACGATCCTGACGATAATTCAGTTTTGGAATGTGCAGTTGCAGCGCATGCCGACGCAATCGTTTCAGGGGACAATCATCTCTTGAATTTGAGCAACTTTCGCAACATGCCGATTCTCACCGCAAATCAGTTGCTCAAGCAAATTTCAAAGTGA